GCCCGCGGCATCCGCGTGACGGCCGAGGTCACGCCGCACCACCTCACGCTCACCGACGCCTCGGTGATCGGCTACGACACCGCCTGCCGCGTGAACCCGCCGCTGCGCGAGCCCGAGGACGTCGCCGCGCTCTGCGAGGCCCTCGCCGACGGCACGATCGACGCCGTGGCCACCGACCACGCGCCGCACGCCTCGCTGGAGAAGGACTGCGAGTTCGCCGAGGCCGCGCCCGGCATGATCGGCCTCGAGCTCGTGGTGCCGCTGCTGCTCGCCCGCGTGCGTGAGGGCGTGCTCCCGCTCGCGCGGCTCATCGACGCGCTCACCGCCGCGCCGGCCCGCATCGTGGGCCTCACGGCCCCGAGCTTGCGCGAGGGCGCCCTCGCCGAGCTTTGCCTCGTGAACCTTGAGAAACACTGGACCGTGGAGCCCGCGCGCCTTCGTTCGAAGAGCAAGAACACACCTTTCCTCGGCAAGCCCGTCACGGGCTCGGTCGAGCTCACCATGGCTGCGGGCCGCGTCGTGCACGACGTCCTGGCCCAGGGAGAGACACGATGAGCGGCGAGCGCGCCTATCTCTGCCTCGCGGACGGCACCACGTTCGAGGGCGTCGCCTGGGGCGCGCCCGGGATCGCCACGGGCGAGGTCGTGTTCACGACGGGCATGACCGGCTACCAGGAGGTCCTCACCGATCCCTCGTATTGCGGGCAGATCGTCACGATGACGGCCCCGCAGATCGGCAACACCGGCATCAACCGCGAGGACGACGAGAGCACCTCGGGCGCGCCACACGTCGCGGGCTTCATCGTGCGGGACCTCTCGCCCGTGGCCGCGAACTTCCGCGCGAACGAGACGCTCGACGCCTACCTCGCGCGCCACGGCGTCGTCGCCCTCGCGGGCATCGACACGCGCCTGCTCACGCGCACGATCCGCGATCGCGGCGCGCAAAACGGCGCGATCGGCAAGGCCTCGCCCGAGGAGCTCGTCCGCCGCGCCCGCGAGGCTCCCTCGATGGAGGGCCTCGACCTCGTCCAGCGCGTCACGCCCAAGGCGCCTTACGCCTGGACCGAGGGCTCGGGCGCCTTCGGCACCAAAGTCCCCGGCGTACACACGACGAACAAACACGTCGTCTGCATCGACCTCGGCATCAAGCGCAACATCCTGCGCTCGCTCGTCGACGTCGGCTGCCGCGTCACCGTCGTCCCTGCGCAGACGAGCGCCGCCGACATCCTCGACCTCGCGCCCGACGGCGTCTTCGTCTCGAACGGCCCCGGCGATCCTGCAGCCGTCTCGTACGCCATCGACACCGTGCGCGGGCTCGTGGGGAAAAAACCCCTCTTCGGGATCTGCCTCGGCCACCAGATCCTCGCGCTCGCCATGGGCGGCCGCACCTACAAGCTCAAGTTCGGCCACCGCGGCATCAACCAGCCGGTGAAGGACCTCGACACCGGCCGGATCGAGATCACCACGCAGAACCACGGTTTTGCGGTGGATCTCGCCTCCCTCGAGGGCAAGGCCCGCACGACGCACGTGCACCTCAACGACGGCACGAGCGAGGGCCTCGATCTCCCGGGCCTCTCGGCCTTCTCGGTGCAGTACCACCCCGAGGCCGCCGCCGGCCCCCACGACGCGCTTTACCTCTTCCAGCGCTTCGCCGATCGCATGGAGGAAGCCGCCCGCTCCGCTTGAGGGGCGCCTCGTGCTCCGAGCTCGCAGAAAGCGTCGGGCTCTCGGGGCGGGAGGAGGGAGGGTACAGACACCCCTCGGGCTCTCCGACGCTTTCTGCGGCTCTGCGGTGTAAGCTCCGACCGTTCAGGATTGTTCCCCATGTCCGGCAAGAAGATCCATTTCGTCTCCCTCGGTTGCCCCAAGAACCGCGTCGACTCCGAGGTCATGCTCGGCGTCGCGCGGCGCGCCGGCTACGACCACGTCCCGGCCCCCGAAGACGCCGAGGTGATCGTCGTCAACACCTGCGGCTTCATCGGCGAGGCCAAGAAGGAGTCGATCGACGCGATCTTCGAGATGGCGAAGCTCAAGGACGAGGGGCACCTCCAGAAGCTCGTCGTCGCCGGCTGCCTCTCGCAGCGCCACCCCGCCGAGATCGCCGACGAGATGCCCGAGGTCGACCACATCCTCGGCTCGAGCGACATGCTCAAGCTCGAGCAGGTCCTCACGGGCAAGGCCGATCGTATGCTCGTCGGCAACCCCGCCGACTGGGTCGTCAGGGCCTCCGATCCGCGCACGATCTCCACGCCCGGCGGCAGCGCCTACGTGAAGATCGCCGAGGGCTGCAACCGCACCTGCTCCTTCTGCGTCATCCCGCAGCTCCGGGGCGGCCAGCGATCTCGCCCCGTCGAGGACGTCGTCGCCGAGGTCGAGCAGCTCGTCGCCGCCGGCGTGCGCGAGGTGAACCTCGTCTCGCAAGACACCATCGCCTACGGCCGCGATCTCCCCGCCGACACGCGCCCTGCGCTCGCCGAGCTCGTGCGTCGCGTCGCGGACGTCCCGGGCCTGCACTGGGCGCGCCTCTTCTACCTCTACCCCGAGACGATCACCGACGAGCTCGTCGAGCTCATCGCCCATCACCCGCGCGTCGTCCCGTACGTCGACATGCCGCTCCAGCACGCGGCCGACGGCATGCTCCGCCGCATGCGCCGCGGCCACGGCGGCGAGCGCCTCCGCAAGCTCGTCACGCGCCTGCGCAAGGACATCCCCGATCTCACCTTCCGGACCGCCTTCATCGTTGGCCACCCCGGCGAGACCGACGAGGAGTTCAAGGACCTCGTCGACTTCGTCACCTGGGCCGAGTTCGATCGGGTCGGCGTCTTCCGCTACTCGGACGAGGAGAACTCCCGCAGCGCCGAGATGGAGGGCAAGGTGCCCGCGCGTGTCGCGTCGAGCCGTTACCGCAAGCTCATGTCGTTGCAGCGGCGCATCGCGCACAAGAAAAACGCCACGCTCATCGGCCGCGAGCTCGAGGTCCTCGTCGAGGGCACGAGCGACGAGCACGAGTTCGTCCAGATGGGCCGCCATCGCGGCCAGGCGCCCGACATCGACGGACAGGTCTACCTCTCGGGCGGCGAGGCGCGACCCGGCGAGATCCGCCGCGTGCGCGTCACGCAGGCGAGCGACTACGATCTCGTCGGCGAGCTCATCGACGAAGGCGAAGCCGACCACGCGCCCACCCTCACCGTCGACCTCCCGAAGAAACGTATCAGCCTGCGCGTGCTGCAAACCGACGGGCGCACGATGGCAACGTAGTTGCCGCGCTCCTCTGCAAGCGAGCTCGCCGTGCCTCGTTTTTCCCGGGATCCCTCGACGCCCTTCGGGGCATGCGTCGTGCAGCGGGCGCGGGCTTGATGGGTCGACGCTCCTTGCTCCGGATCTTCGCGGCCGTCCTCGTGGCGCTCCCGGGCTGCTTGAGCCCGACCCTGCCCCTCCCTCCGCCCGAGGTCCCCGACTCGATCGGGCCCCAGGCGACGAACCCGCGCATGTGGACCATCTCCGGCCCGTGCCTCGAGGGCGCGCTCGTCGTGGTCTTCAACGAGCGCACGGGAGAAGGCGCGGTCGTCGAGGATCGCGACCGTGATGGGCGGTACGAGGCCGAGATCGAGGCCGATCCTTGTGACCTCGCCTGGGTCTCGCAGGCACTCGGCGAAGACGAGAGCGCGCGCACCACCTTCGTCGTCCAGGAGCGTACCCCGTCCGGCCCGGTCGATCCTTTGGCCTGCAAATGAAGATGTTCCTCGCTCGGCGGGCGGCGTGATAATTTCAGCAGGATGGCCTCCGTCCCGCTCAGCGTTCCGCCCACCCCGACGAAGGTGCTCGTCATCGATGATGAACCTGCGCTCCGGCAGGTCCTGGAGATCGCTTTTCGGCGTCATGGGATCGAGGTCGTGGCCGCGCCGGGCGTGCGCGCCGCGATCGAGGCCCTGCAGCAGAACCCCCAGCCCTTCCCGCTCGTGATCACCGACCTCGTGATGCCGGACGGATCGGGCATCGAGGTCCTCACGGCGGCGAAGCAGCGCTCGGCGGCGACGGAGGTCATCGTCATGACCGCGCACTCGAGCGTGGAGAACGCGCTCGACGCGATGAAGAAGGGCGCTTACGACTTCGTCGGCAAGCCCTTCTCGCCGGCCGAGGTCATCGCGCTCTCGCAGAAGGCCCTCGAGAAGAGCAGCATCCTCCTCGAGAACCAGCGCCTCCGCGCCCAGATCTCGCGCCTCGAGCCCGCCGAGAACGACATCTTCGCGAGCCCGGCGATGGCGCGTGTCGCCGAGATCGTCGGAAAGATCGCGCCCACGCGCACGACGGTCCTCATCACGGGCGAGAGCGGCACGGGCAAGGAGCGCGTCGCCCGCGCCCTGCATGAGCGGAGTGACCGCGCGGGGAAGCCGTTCTTGGTCGTCAATTGTGGCGCCTTGCCGGAGGCGCTCATGGAGAGCGAGCTCTTTGGCCACGAGAAGGGCGCCTTTACTGGCGCGGGGGCGCGATCGCTCGGTCTCTTTCGGGAGGCCGACGGCGGGACGATCCTGCTCGACGAGGTCGGCGAGCTGCCCGCCTCGCTCCAAGTGAAGCTCTTGCGCGTGCTGCAGGAGCGCAAGGTGCGGCCCGTGGGCGCGGCGGCCGAGATCCCGGTCGACGTGCGTGTCCTCGCCGCGACGAACCGCGACGTCGAGACCGATGTCCGCGAGAACAAATTCCGGCAGGATCTTTATTATCGCCTCAACGTCATTCGTATCGAGCTGCCGCCCCTGCGGGATCGTCCGGGCGACGTGCCGCGGCTCTCCGAGCGATTCGTGCGCAGGTTCGCGAGCGAGCTCGGCAAGGACGTCAGGGGATTGACGACCGACGCATTACGCGCGCTCGACGCATACAAATTCCCGGGCAACGTGCGCGAGCTCGAGAACATGATGGAGCGCGCGGTGGCGCTCGCGTCGGGGCCGGCGATAGGTCTCGGGGATTTGCCCTCGCAGGTGAGCGGCCTCTCGGCGAGCCCTGCGCCTTTCCTTTCGGAGCTCCCGCCCGAGGGGTGCGTGCTCGACGACGTGCTCGGCGAGGTCGAGCGGCGCCTCATCCTGCAGGCCCTCGAGCGGAGCGGCGGCGTGCGCAAAGCGGCGGCCCGATTGCTCGGCGTCACGTTTCGATCCTTGCGTTACCGCCTCGCCAAGCACGGGCTCGACACGGGCGCGGCCGACGATGACGACGATGGGGAGGGCGCGATCTCGCCTGCCCAGGCGCCGGCGGGGGGGTGACGAGAATCGTCACCACGCGAGGCGCGCCGGTGACAATTTTGGTCACCGTGCCGTGAGAAAGGTACAACCCCCGAGCGTCAAGGACCTGCCACGATGAACGAAAAAGCCGGAAAAAGCCGCAGGTTCAGCGTGGATCGTTCGTTTCTCCGGTCGCGCCGCGAGGCGCGCCTCGCGGGTGGCACGGGCCGTGCTTTTACCTCGGACACGATGCGGCGCGGTGGACGACCCAGGAGCAAGACGAATCTCCGTGGGTTCACCCTCGCCGAGCTGATGATCGTGGTGGCGATGATCGGCGTTCTCGCGGCGATCGCGCTCGTCGGGTATCGCCGATACATGCGAGGCGCTGCGGCCTCGGAGGTGAAGGCGATCGTCTCGGGGATTCGTATCGCGGAGGAGGCGTACAGGGCCGAGACCTTCCAGTACCTCGGGTGCTCGGGGTCGGATATCAGCGGTCTCACCTCCTGGTATCCTGCCCCGCCGAACGACAGGAAGCGCAACTGGGACAATGGTCAGGCGGGCAATGCAGTCCACGATTGCTGGATGCAGCTCAATGTGACCACCGACGGCCCGGTGCGCTTCGGTTATGCGGTGGTCGCGGGAATCGCGCCTCAGCCCAACCCGGTCCCCGATATCAATTATTGCCAGAACTGGAAGACCGCGCACGACACCATTAATGGCCCGTGGTTCGTCGTGCAGGCGGCGGGAAATCAGGACAACGACCAGGATTTTTCGCTCTTCGCGGCGTCCTCGCTCACGGGCGAGCTCTGCGTCGACCCGAAGCACGGCGACGACGAGTGACGATTCGATTTCGGTCGTTCGTGCAAGAGGTCCCTGGGTTCGACGAGCTTTTTGACTCGACGATGTGGGATCGATCGATGGGCGGCGAGGTTTGCCGTTCCAGAACATTTACGTCTGCAGGAGGAGGTCCGTCATGCGTGCATTCAAGCGTTACTCCAAGCGTGGTTTTACCCTCGTCGAGCTCATGATCGTCGTCGCGATCATCGGCGTCCTCGCGGCGCTCGCGATCTTCGGCGTGAGCCGCTACCTGAAGAGCGCCAAGACGAGCGAGGCGAAGAACTCGATCGGTGCCATCGCGCGCGGCGCCGCCGAGTCGTACGAGCGCGAGAACGCGCCCTCGGAGCTCCTCCAGGTCGGCCAGGAATCTCAAAACGCGACGCACGCGCTCTGCGGTACCGCGACGAACTCCGTACCTACCGCCGTTCCGCAGGGCAAGAAGTACCAGCCCAATAACACGCCCACGTCGGACTTCGGCACCGGCGACTCGACGAACGGCTGGAAGTGCCTGCGTTTCGACATCAGCGACCCGATTGCCTACCAGTACACGTACACGAAGGGCAGCGCGCCGATCGGCGCGACGGCCACGCCGGCCGGCCCCGCGGTCAACGGCGCCGAGAGCTTCGAGGCCGCCGCGCGCGGCGATCTCGACGGCGACACGACCGAGTTCGGCATCTTCACGCTGACCGGCCAGGTCGACACCACCACGAAGCAGCTCGTCCGCGCGACGCAGGTCTTCATCTCGAACGAGTACGAGTGATCGAAGCCTGAAGCGCGCCGAGGCGCGCCGACGGACCTCGCCTCCAGAGCCCGGGCCGCACATCGCGGTCCGGGCTCTCGTTTTTATCGAGCACCCTCGCCGGATCGGCCGTTTTTCCCGGGCCGCGGGCGCCACGCATCCCGGTGGAAATCACCACGCCGGCGCGCTAGAAGGGGGGCATGTCGCGTTGGAGCGCGGTGGAGCTCAGCGTAGCCTTCGCGATCGGGGGCAGCGTCCTCGCCGTCGCCGTGCCCGCCTTCGTCCGCAACCTGCACGCCTCCAAGCTGAGCGAGCCACTCGACAACCTCGATCGGCTCGTCACGAACGCCGTCGCGTACGCAGAGACCAAGCCGCAGGACATCAGCTTCCCACCCGCCGCGCCGCTCACGCCGGCCGAGGTCCCGCGCGGCACACGCGTCACCGACCCGCCCGAGATCTGGGAGCACCTCACCTGGCGCTCGCTCGACTTCCGCATCGAGGAGCCACACGCATTCTCGTTCCGCTTCGAGAGCGAGCTCGACCCCGTCACGCGCGTGATGCGGTTCGTCGCGACGGCGCACGGCGACCTCGACGGAGACGGCAAGCTCTCGACGTTCCAGGTGCGCGGCGAGCGCGTGCCAGGACAACCCGCGCGCGTCTTGCCAGGCATGTTCGTGGACCGCGAGGTGGAGTGATGCCGCGGCTCGGCGACTACGTACGCACCGCGATCATCGTCGGCGTATCGGCGCTCTGCATCGGCTCGGTGCGCGCGCGCATCGCAGGGCAACACGCGCGGGTGAAGGAGACGAGCGACGTGCACCTCTTGCCGCCACCGAAGGAGGTCGTGAAGCTCTCGTTCGGGTACCGCGCGGCGCTCGCAGACGTGCTCTGGGCGCACGTGCTCGTCTCGCAAGGCCTCCACACGTTCGAGCGTCGGCGCTTCGAGAACGTCGCGGACCTGATCGACACGATCAACGAGCTCGACCCGGAGTTCCGCGATCCATACCTGCTCTCGGACGCGCTCATCACGATCCAGGTCGGAGAGGCGAGCCGCGCCGACAGCGATCGAACGCGGGCGATCCTCGAGCGCGGGACACGCAACCGACCCCTCGACCCGGAGATCTGGAGGACCGCAGGGCAGTTCATCGCGTTCATCGCGCCCGGGACGTACCTCACGGACCCCGAGGAGCGCGCGGCATGGAAGTCCGAAGGCGCGCGAATGCTCGCGCGCGCAGCAG
This DNA window, taken from Polyangium spumosum, encodes the following:
- the carA gene encoding glutamine-hydrolyzing carbamoyl-phosphate synthase small subunit, translating into MSGERAYLCLADGTTFEGVAWGAPGIATGEVVFTTGMTGYQEVLTDPSYCGQIVTMTAPQIGNTGINREDDESTSGAPHVAGFIVRDLSPVAANFRANETLDAYLARHGVVALAGIDTRLLTRTIRDRGAQNGAIGKASPEELVRRAREAPSMEGLDLVQRVTPKAPYAWTEGSGAFGTKVPGVHTTNKHVVCIDLGIKRNILRSLVDVGCRVTVVPAQTSAADILDLAPDGVFVSNGPGDPAAVSYAIDTVRGLVGKKPLFGICLGHQILALAMGGRTYKLKFGHRGINQPVKDLDTGRIEITTQNHGFAVDLASLEGKARTTHVHLNDGTSEGLDLPGLSAFSVQYHPEAAAGPHDALYLFQRFADRMEEAARSA
- a CDS encoding sigma-54-dependent transcriptional regulator; this translates as MASVPLSVPPTPTKVLVIDDEPALRQVLEIAFRRHGIEVVAAPGVRAAIEALQQNPQPFPLVITDLVMPDGSGIEVLTAAKQRSAATEVIVMTAHSSVENALDAMKKGAYDFVGKPFSPAEVIALSQKALEKSSILLENQRLRAQISRLEPAENDIFASPAMARVAEIVGKIAPTRTTVLITGESGTGKERVARALHERSDRAGKPFLVVNCGALPEALMESELFGHEKGAFTGAGARSLGLFREADGGTILLDEVGELPASLQVKLLRVLQERKVRPVGAAAEIPVDVRVLAATNRDVETDVRENKFRQDLYYRLNVIRIELPPLRDRPGDVPRLSERFVRRFASELGKDVRGLTTDALRALDAYKFPGNVRELENMMERAVALASGPAIGLGDLPSQVSGLSASPAPFLSELPPEGCVLDDVLGEVERRLILQALERSGGVRKAAARLLGVTFRSLRYRLAKHGLDTGAADDDDDGEGAISPAQAPAGG
- a CDS encoding type IV pilin protein, coding for MNEKAGKSRRFSVDRSFLRSRREARLAGGTGRAFTSDTMRRGGRPRSKTNLRGFTLAELMIVVAMIGVLAAIALVGYRRYMRGAAASEVKAIVSGIRIAEEAYRAETFQYLGCSGSDISGLTSWYPAPPNDRKRNWDNGQAGNAVHDCWMQLNVTTDGPVRFGYAVVAGIAPQPNPVPDINYCQNWKTAHDTINGPWFVVQAAGNQDNDQDFSLFAASSLTGELCVDPKHGDDE
- a CDS encoding type IV pilin protein → MRAFKRYSKRGFTLVELMIVVAIIGVLAALAIFGVSRYLKSAKTSEAKNSIGAIARGAAESYERENAPSELLQVGQESQNATHALCGTATNSVPTAVPQGKKYQPNNTPTSDFGTGDSTNGWKCLRFDISDPIAYQYTYTKGSAPIGATATPAGPAVNGAESFEAAARGDLDGDTTEFGIFTLTGQVDTTTKQLVRATQVFISNEYE
- the rimO gene encoding 30S ribosomal protein S12 methylthiotransferase RimO — protein: MSGKKIHFVSLGCPKNRVDSEVMLGVARRAGYDHVPAPEDAEVIVVNTCGFIGEAKKESIDAIFEMAKLKDEGHLQKLVVAGCLSQRHPAEIADEMPEVDHILGSSDMLKLEQVLTGKADRMLVGNPADWVVRASDPRTISTPGGSAYVKIAEGCNRTCSFCVIPQLRGGQRSRPVEDVVAEVEQLVAAGVREVNLVSQDTIAYGRDLPADTRPALAELVRRVADVPGLHWARLFYLYPETITDELVELIAHHPRVVPYVDMPLQHAADGMLRRMRRGHGGERLRKLVTRLRKDIPDLTFRTAFIVGHPGETDEEFKDLVDFVTWAEFDRVGVFRYSDEENSRSAEMEGKVPARVASSRYRKLMSLQRRIAHKKNATLIGRELEVLVEGTSDEHEFVQMGRHRGQAPDIDGQVYLSGGEARPGEIRRVRVTQASDYDLVGELIDEGEADHAPTLTVDLPKKRISLRVLQTDGRTMAT